The following coding sequences lie in one Williamwhitmania taraxaci genomic window:
- a CDS encoding SusC/RagA family TonB-linked outer membrane protein, with the protein MKRLSALLALLMLVTLFVQAQQRQVTGTVTGSDDGKALPGVSIQVKGTTSGGTTDMDGKFSITVPDGSGTLVFRFVGYKQQETVVGDRTIVNVILETESLKVEEVVVTALGISRAKKALGYAVQDVQGDDLTKVRSTNVVSSLTGRLAGVQISTASGQMGGGAKINIRGNTSFTGSNQPLFVIDGIPLDNSDFSYGATGGGGYDFGNLAQDINPDDIESVSVLKGASASALYGSRAANGVVMITTKKSKNEEKKTIGVSVNSSLTLDKISIIPQYQKEYGGGSILGGTDGFDQVAIGGKTYNIVDYATDESWGPKYDANIKYLPFNAFDSWDTENYLVEKPWLYPKNDYNYFFKTAVTNTNNVSMTAGDQNSTFRLSYTNMNSTGNYAKSELKRNTLSFNVTHKLHKSVEGWANANYVVNDAVGRPETGYGDRNPVQKMWQWIHTSIDYKDLEAWQNPDGTQRPWNRTAWNDGAVNYTDNPYWSRYKNYETDRRDRFYGNAGVHIKFLPWLKLTGRVGADYYTFNMQERMAVGSQATSEYLLDTRSMSEVNSEFYFTLDKRVMDDKIGLNAIIGANRMDSQKWRSGGVTIGGLVVPELYNLSNSATKATSYDYKSWKRINSVYGNFTMDYDRLVYLELTARNDWSSTLPSGLNSYFYPSVNLSFVLSELSAVKDLGFVTFAKVRAGIAQVGNDTQPYNLENYYAAGASFGDNPRYSLPTTRPNFELKPEKTNSWEIGTEMKFLDNRFGLDVSYYYKETVDQIIPARVSGTTGFGAFNINTGKMVNKGWDLSFSLTPVKVAGFQWDIMINAGILNNEVVEIDPSLEYLALGNAPFKVQVGAFKGYSYPIIYGTDFVMDAQGNKVISPGGNYLASEIKPLANATPNLTGGITNTFTYKGFDVSVLVDMQRGGNMYYTSYMWGMYSGIMEESAKTNEFGVNIREDIAINGGVLLDGVYGTYDPIAKLVSYTDATGAPSATPVVNTTRLDGKDWAQHHYDGPDKQNIFSTNFVKLREVRFGYTVPGRFTGPIKGLRVSAYGRNLATWGRASQHFDPEYMQMAGSNAQGVEGGYIPSVYTIGFGINFNF; encoded by the coding sequence ATGAAACGATTATCAGCTCTTCTTGCCTTGCTGATGCTTGTTACGCTCTTCGTGCAAGCACAACAGAGGCAAGTTACTGGAACTGTTACAGGTTCTGACGATGGGAAAGCACTTCCTGGCGTTTCTATCCAAGTAAAAGGAACCACTTCGGGTGGAACTACCGACATGGATGGTAAATTTAGTATTACAGTGCCAGACGGTTCTGGAACACTAGTATTTAGATTCGTTGGTTACAAACAACAAGAAACTGTTGTTGGTGACCGCACAATTGTTAATGTAATTCTTGAAACCGAATCATTAAAGGTTGAAGAAGTTGTTGTTACAGCTCTCGGTATTTCTCGGGCAAAGAAGGCTCTAGGTTATGCCGTTCAAGATGTACAAGGTGATGATCTTACAAAGGTAAGGTCAACCAACGTTGTAAGTTCGCTCACTGGACGTCTTGCTGGTGTGCAAATTAGTACTGCTTCTGGCCAAATGGGCGGCGGTGCAAAAATTAATATTCGCGGTAACACATCTTTCACTGGCTCAAACCAACCTCTATTTGTAATTGACGGTATTCCTTTGGATAACTCCGACTTTTCTTATGGAGCAACTGGAGGTGGCGGTTACGACTTTGGTAACTTAGCTCAAGACATTAATCCAGACGACATCGAGTCTGTTTCTGTTCTTAAGGGAGCTAGTGCTTCTGCTCTTTATGGTTCTCGTGCGGCTAACGGTGTTGTAATGATTACAACAAAGAAATCAAAGAACGAAGAGAAAAAGACCATTGGTGTTTCTGTTAATTCTAGTCTCACGCTAGATAAAATCTCTATTATTCCTCAGTATCAAAAGGAATATGGTGGAGGTAGTATCCTTGGTGGAACTGATGGATTTGATCAAGTTGCTATAGGTGGTAAAACTTATAATATTGTTGACTATGCAACTGACGAAAGTTGGGGGCCAAAATATGATGCAAATATTAAGTATCTGCCATTTAATGCGTTCGACTCTTGGGATACTGAAAATTATTTGGTTGAAAAACCATGGCTTTATCCTAAAAACGACTACAATTATTTCTTTAAAACTGCCGTTACCAATACCAACAACGTATCAATGACGGCAGGTGACCAGAATAGCACATTTAGGTTGTCATACACCAACATGAACTCTACTGGTAATTATGCAAAAAGTGAACTTAAAAGGAATACTTTGAGTTTTAATGTAACTCATAAGCTTCATAAGTCTGTTGAAGGTTGGGCTAATGCTAACTATGTTGTGAACGACGCTGTAGGTCGTCCAGAAACTGGTTATGGCGATAGGAACCCAGTTCAAAAAATGTGGCAATGGATTCACACCTCTATTGACTATAAGGATCTTGAGGCTTGGCAAAATCCTGATGGAACTCAACGTCCATGGAATAGAACTGCTTGGAATGACGGTGCAGTAAACTATACCGATAACCCATATTGGAGCCGTTACAAGAACTACGAAACTGACCGTCGTGACCGTTTTTACGGGAATGCTGGAGTGCATATTAAGTTCTTACCTTGGTTAAAGTTGACAGGCCGTGTTGGTGCTGATTACTATACTTTTAACATGCAAGAGCGTATGGCTGTTGGTTCTCAGGCTACTTCTGAATATCTACTCGATACTCGCTCAATGTCTGAAGTTAACTCTGAGTTCTACTTTACTCTAGATAAGCGAGTTATGGATGACAAAATTGGGTTGAACGCAATCATTGGTGCTAACCGCATGGATAGTCAAAAATGGAGAAGTGGTGGTGTAACTATTGGTGGACTTGTTGTTCCTGAACTTTACAATTTATCTAATTCTGCGACCAAGGCTACCTCTTATGACTATAAATCCTGGAAACGAATCAATAGTGTTTATGGAAACTTTACGATGGATTACGATCGTTTAGTTTACCTAGAGCTAACGGCTCGTAATGACTGGTCTTCCACTCTTCCATCAGGACTGAACTCTTATTTTTATCCTTCTGTAAACTTAAGTTTTGTTCTTTCTGAACTTTCTGCTGTTAAAGATCTCGGGTTTGTTACTTTTGCAAAGGTTCGTGCAGGTATTGCTCAAGTGGGTAATGACACACAACCTTATAACCTCGAGAATTATTATGCAGCTGGTGCTTCTTTTGGTGATAATCCAAGGTATTCCTTGCCTACAACGCGTCCTAACTTTGAACTAAAGCCTGAAAAGACTAATTCTTGGGAAATTGGAACGGAAATGAAATTTTTGGATAACCGTTTTGGATTAGATGTTTCTTACTACTATAAAGAAACTGTCGACCAAATTATCCCTGCACGTGTTTCGGGTACTACTGGTTTTGGTGCATTCAATATCAATACTGGTAAGATGGTTAATAAGGGTTGGGATTTAAGTTTCTCATTAACCCCTGTTAAGGTTGCTGGTTTCCAATGGGATATTATGATAAATGCTGGTATTCTTAATAATGAGGTTGTTGAAATCGACCCATCGTTGGAGTATTTGGCTTTAGGAAATGCTCCATTTAAGGTTCAGGTAGGTGCATTCAAAGGATATAGTTACCCAATTATTTATGGAACCGATTTCGTTATGGATGCTCAAGGAAATAAGGTAATTAGCCCTGGTGGAAACTACCTCGCTTCCGAAATTAAACCATTGGCTAATGCAACTCCAAACCTTACTGGTGGTATAACCAATACCTTTACATACAAAGGTTTTGATGTGAGCGTTTTAGTGGATATGCAACGTGGTGGTAATATGTATTACACATCTTATATGTGGGGTATGTATTCTGGTATTATGGAAGAGTCTGCTAAAACTAATGAGTTTGGTGTAAACATTCGCGAGGACATTGCTATTAATGGTGGTGTATTGCTCGATGGTGTTTATGGAACTTACGATCCAATTGCTAAGCTTGTTTCTTATACCGATGCTACTGGTGCTCCTTCTGCTACTCCGGTTGTAAATACTACTAGGTTAGATGGTAAAGATTGGGCTCAACATCACTACGATGGACCAGATAAACAAAATATCTTCAGTACCAATTTCGTAAAACTTCGCGAAGTTCGTTTTGGATATACTGTTCCCGGTCGCTTCACTGGTCCTATTAAAGGGCTAAGAGTATCTGCTTATGGTCGTAACCTTGCAACTTGGGGTAGAGCATCACAACACTTTGATCCTGAGTACATGCAAATGGCAGGTTCAAATGCTCAAGGTGTTGAAGGTGGATATATTCCAAGTGTTTATACAATCGGTTTTGGTATAAACTTTAATTTCTAA
- a CDS encoding YfcC family protein, producing the protein MHIFSRLFNKSSIPGEKKKREFPHTYVIIVALIGLAGILSWVVPGGEFARETKVVNGIERQVVVPDSFQKVESQPQTWQVFSSIFQGFKRTHEIIFYILMIGGAFWMLNESKALDAAIFSFLGFTRRLERIRFIKFLGVDNIVISLIMLCFSFFGAVIGMSEETIAFVVIFVPLSISMGYDSIVGVSLCFLGAGLGFAGALLNPFTIGIAQGLAGIQLFSGIEYRLFIWFVINFIGIAYVIRYAKKIKKNPTLSPVYAEDEYWRKKSAEEVSGGHQKPGIHAWAIFIILSGVLLASSFLYPITNMTVGSSSFSAPIIPVVTAIWILSGLMVLRHSVQLFIVNILMFTILFLVVGVMGYGWYIMEIATLFLVMGLTSGIAIGKSANQLAKLFIEGAKDIMSAAMVVGLASAIVVVLEQGKIIDSLLYYAAGSMEGYGKLTSLLIMYIFYTLLNLIIASGSAKAALSIPLMAQFSDLLGISRQATVTVYQVGGGMTNLASPTSGVMVGVLSIARIPYNKWLRWFLPLLIILIIVGFLLLIPTIYMALPGF; encoded by the coding sequence ATGCATATTTTTTCAAGGCTTTTCAATAAAAGCAGTATCCCGGGAGAGAAGAAAAAACGCGAATTCCCACACACTTACGTTATTATCGTTGCGCTAATTGGGCTAGCAGGCATACTCTCTTGGGTAGTGCCGGGTGGCGAGTTTGCGCGAGAGACAAAGGTAGTAAACGGCATAGAGCGACAGGTAGTAGTTCCCGATTCGTTCCAAAAGGTAGAGAGCCAGCCTCAAACATGGCAAGTTTTCTCGTCCATTTTCCAAGGATTTAAGCGCACCCACGAAATAATTTTCTATATTTTAATGATTGGGGGTGCATTCTGGATGCTAAACGAAAGCAAGGCTCTTGATGCAGCTATCTTCTCGTTTCTTGGGTTTACCCGAAGACTTGAGCGCATACGCTTCATTAAGTTCTTAGGGGTCGACAATATCGTAATTTCCCTCATCATGCTCTGCTTTAGTTTTTTTGGAGCCGTAATAGGGATGAGCGAGGAGACCATTGCCTTCGTTGTTATTTTTGTTCCCCTTTCCATCAGCATGGGATACGATTCCATTGTAGGGGTTAGCCTTTGTTTCCTTGGTGCGGGCCTTGGTTTTGCCGGAGCACTCTTGAATCCGTTCACCATTGGCATTGCTCAAGGATTGGCAGGAATACAACTATTTTCTGGAATCGAGTATCGGCTATTTATCTGGTTCGTAATCAATTTTATTGGTATTGCCTACGTAATTCGCTATGCTAAAAAGATAAAGAAGAATCCAACCCTGTCGCCAGTTTACGCCGAGGATGAATACTGGAGAAAAAAGAGTGCCGAAGAGGTGAGCGGTGGGCACCAGAAACCCGGCATTCACGCATGGGCCATATTCATAATTCTATCGGGCGTACTTTTAGCATCCTCCTTCCTCTACCCAATCACCAACATGACGGTAGGAAGCAGCTCATTTAGTGCACCAATCATACCAGTGGTCACAGCAATTTGGATTCTCTCTGGTTTGATGGTTCTTCGGCATTCGGTTCAACTCTTCATTGTGAATATTCTCATGTTCACCATACTCTTTCTCGTTGTTGGGGTAATGGGTTATGGCTGGTATATTATGGAAATTGCCACGCTGTTTCTTGTTATGGGTCTTACTTCGGGAATTGCCATTGGAAAAAGCGCCAATCAGCTTGCAAAACTTTTCATTGAAGGGGCCAAGGATATTATGTCGGCAGCCATGGTTGTTGGATTAGCTAGCGCCATTGTTGTCGTCCTAGAGCAAGGAAAAATTATCGATTCCCTGCTTTACTACGCGGCTGGATCGATGGAAGGTTACGGCAAGTTGACCTCTCTGCTCATTATGTATATTTTTTATACGCTACTAAACCTTATTATTGCCTCTGGTTCGGCAAAAGCGGCACTCTCCATTCCTTTGATGGCGCAATTCTCCGATCTACTGGGCATATCACGCCAAGCAACCGTAACCGTTTATCAGGTTGGCGGTGGAATGACCAACTTGGCCTCCCCCACTTCGGGCGTTATGGTGGGCGTGCTCTCCATAGCACGAATCCCATACAACAAATGGTTGCGATGGTTCTTGCCGCTACTAATAATTCTAATTATTGTTGGTTTCTTACTTTTGATTCCAACAATTTACATGGCACTTCCCGGATTTTAA
- a CDS encoding DUF4197 domain-containing protein — protein MRKISIAVSVLLFISCVALAKRPELQIPIPTLKPTSLTSEEVVRGLKDALRVGADNSVISASSVDGFYRNQEVFIPFPNEAIKVKNTLEKIGRKKDVDAFVKSLNRAAEEAAKSAAPILIKAIQDMTIQDAMGILKGDGSAATLYLKDKTTAQLEVSFKPIVSAAIKKVNVARYWKPLVTTYNKTSLFSGGGKVDPDLEMYVTEKAISGLFILIAKEELKIRKDPAARVTDIIKSVFSKQ, from the coding sequence ATGAGAAAGATATCGATTGCTGTTTCCGTGTTGCTTTTCATTTCTTGTGTTGCATTGGCAAAACGGCCGGAACTACAGATTCCAATTCCAACTCTAAAACCTACCTCGTTAACGAGCGAGGAGGTAGTCCGTGGATTAAAGGATGCCCTTAGAGTGGGCGCCGACAATTCGGTTATTTCCGCTTCATCCGTTGATGGCTTCTATCGTAACCAAGAGGTGTTTATTCCTTTTCCCAACGAGGCAATTAAGGTTAAGAATACTCTAGAGAAGATTGGTCGAAAAAAGGATGTCGATGCATTTGTGAAATCCTTGAATCGTGCAGCGGAGGAGGCAGCAAAGAGTGCTGCACCCATACTTATTAAGGCAATTCAAGATATGACCATTCAAGATGCAATGGGGATTCTTAAAGGAGATGGTAGTGCCGCTACCTTATATTTAAAGGATAAAACTACAGCCCAACTCGAAGTCAGTTTTAAGCCTATCGTTTCGGCGGCAATAAAGAAAGTAAATGTTGCCCGTTATTGGAAGCCGTTGGTTACTACGTATAATAAGACTTCGCTTTTTTCAGGTGGTGGAAAGGTCGATCCGGACCTTGAAATGTATGTTACCGAAAAGGCTATTTCCGGTCTATTTATTCTGATTGCCAAAGAGGAGTTAAAGATTAGAAAAGATCCAGCGGCAAGGGTTACGGATATAATAAAGAGTGTTTTTTCAAAACAATAA
- the hutI gene encoding imidazolonepropionase — protein sequence MRLLIFNIKKLVQVEEEPRLLVAGKDMATLNTIDNAYLIIKGDVIEDFGPMERLEKPQQQGLQIDKRIDATGKMVFPSFCDSHTHLVYAGSREIEYVDKIKGLSYEEIAQKGGGILNSAKLLHDTGEEELYFQAMERIHEIIGLGTGAVEIKSGYGLSVEDELKMLRVIKRIRETTPIIIKATFLGAHAVPSDYKGRQGEYVDLIINEMLPMVAADDLADYIDVFCDQGFFTQEETERMLMAGIKHGMRGKIHANELANSGGIQVGVKYSALSVDHLEFTGAAEIKCLLNSETMPTLLPGAAFFLGMAYPPARKMIDAGLPVALASDYNPGSSPSGDMKFVMSLGCIKMKMTPEEVINATTINSAYAMGVSDIVGSIARGKIANLFITKPISSIEFMPYAYTAKLIDKVILKGKVIA from the coding sequence ATGAGATTACTTATATTTAACATCAAGAAGCTGGTTCAAGTAGAAGAAGAACCACGTTTGTTGGTTGCCGGAAAAGATATGGCAACTTTAAATACCATCGACAATGCATACCTTATAATAAAGGGAGATGTAATTGAGGATTTTGGTCCTATGGAGAGGTTGGAAAAACCTCAACAGCAAGGACTTCAAATAGACAAGCGTATTGATGCTACTGGCAAGATGGTTTTTCCATCATTTTGCGACTCACACACCCATTTGGTTTATGCTGGCAGTAGGGAAATTGAGTATGTCGATAAGATAAAGGGTTTGAGTTACGAGGAGATCGCCCAGAAGGGTGGTGGTATTTTAAATTCTGCAAAGCTGCTTCACGATACAGGCGAGGAGGAACTATACTTCCAAGCGATGGAGCGTATTCATGAGATAATCGGTTTAGGAACTGGTGCCGTGGAGATAAAGAGCGGGTATGGGCTTTCTGTGGAAGATGAGTTGAAAATGCTTCGGGTAATTAAGCGCATTCGTGAAACTACACCTATTATTATAAAGGCTACTTTTTTGGGCGCACATGCGGTTCCTTCCGATTACAAGGGACGCCAAGGCGAGTATGTCGATCTTATCATCAACGAAATGTTACCAATGGTTGCTGCTGACGATTTAGCGGACTATATTGATGTGTTTTGCGATCAGGGATTTTTTACTCAAGAAGAAACAGAGCGAATGCTGATGGCTGGTATCAAGCATGGCATGCGCGGAAAGATCCATGCAAATGAATTGGCAAACTCTGGTGGAATTCAGGTTGGCGTTAAGTATAGTGCCCTTTCAGTCGATCACCTAGAATTCACTGGTGCTGCCGAAATTAAGTGTTTGCTTAATTCGGAAACTATGCCAACACTGCTGCCCGGAGCCGCATTTTTTCTCGGAATGGCATATCCACCTGCCCGCAAAATGATTGATGCGGGTTTGCCTGTGGCCTTGGCCTCCGATTATAACCCTGGATCATCGCCTTCTGGTGATATGAAGTTTGTTATGTCCCTCGGTTGTATTAAAATGAAAATGACACCCGAGGAGGTGATTAACGCAACTACCATCAATTCCGCTTATGCTATGGGGGTTAGCGATATTGTGGGAAGCATTGCACGTGGAAAAATTGCTAACTTATTTATAACAAAGCCAATCTCATCCATTGAGTTTATGCCCTACGCCTATACCGCAAAACTTATAGATAAGGTTATATTGAAGGGAAAAGTGATAGCGTAA
- the ftcD gene encoding glutamate formimidoyltransferase, which yields MEKKLIECVPNFSEGVDMNIIKQITNEIEAVDGVKLIDVDPGQATNRTVVTFVGTPDEVIEAAFRAVKKASELIDMSKHKGAHPRFGATDVCPLVPVANITMEETVIYAHKLAERIGKELQFPVYCYESAALSAPRKNLAYCRSGEYEGLADKLSKPEWKPDFGPAKFVPRTGAIAVGARNFLIAVNFNLNTTSTRRANAIAFDVREKGRPVLEAGKKKLDDKGNEVYAPGTLPGTKAIGWFIDEYGVAQVSMNITDIIQTPLHIAFDEVCRKADARGIRVTGTEIVGLVPLSAILEAGKYFLKKQSRSTGISNEEIIKIAVKSMGLDELYAFDPKKKIIEYILEDGGKKKLIDMNLVAFANETASESPAPGGGSIAAYMGAMGAGLGTMVANLSSHKAGWDERWEEFSVWADKGKYYMDTLLHYVDEDTNAFNKIMDAFSLPKKTDQEKASRKTAIQAATRYAIEVPYKVMELCYESMEVMKAMAEFGNPNSVTDAGVGALAARSGVFGAFLNVKINSASLDDKAYVDKILASGQNILEKTIILEEEILAIVEGKIR from the coding sequence ATGGAAAAGAAATTAATCGAATGCGTCCCCAACTTCTCCGAAGGGGTCGACATGAATATCATTAAGCAGATCACGAACGAAATTGAAGCCGTTGATGGCGTAAAACTCATCGACGTGGATCCCGGCCAAGCCACGAACCGTACCGTGGTAACCTTCGTGGGAACTCCCGATGAGGTTATTGAGGCTGCTTTTCGAGCTGTGAAGAAGGCGAGTGAGCTTATTGATATGAGCAAGCATAAAGGAGCGCACCCACGCTTCGGTGCCACCGATGTTTGTCCTCTTGTGCCGGTAGCTAATATTACCATGGAGGAAACGGTGATCTACGCGCACAAACTTGCCGAGCGGATTGGAAAAGAACTTCAGTTCCCTGTTTATTGCTACGAGAGTGCCGCCTTATCCGCTCCGCGGAAGAATTTGGCATATTGTAGATCAGGTGAGTATGAAGGGTTGGCCGATAAGTTGTCCAAACCCGAGTGGAAGCCTGATTTTGGTCCGGCTAAATTTGTTCCAAGAACCGGTGCAATTGCGGTGGGGGCTCGAAATTTCCTTATTGCGGTAAATTTCAACCTAAATACGACCTCTACGCGTCGTGCCAATGCAATTGCTTTCGATGTTCGGGAGAAAGGACGTCCTGTTCTTGAGGCCGGAAAGAAGAAACTGGATGATAAGGGCAATGAGGTTTACGCGCCAGGTACACTGCCCGGAACCAAAGCCATTGGTTGGTTTATCGATGAGTATGGTGTTGCTCAGGTCTCCATGAATATTACTGATATTATTCAAACACCGCTTCATATTGCCTTCGACGAGGTGTGCCGTAAGGCCGATGCTCGCGGTATTCGGGTAACGGGAACGGAGATAGTGGGATTAGTGCCCCTCAGTGCTATTTTGGAGGCAGGTAAATACTTCCTCAAAAAACAAAGTCGCTCTACAGGTATATCGAATGAGGAGATCATTAAGATTGCTGTAAAGTCGATGGGATTGGACGAGCTTTATGCTTTCGACCCGAAGAAGAAGATCATCGAGTACATATTAGAGGATGGAGGCAAAAAGAAACTCATCGATATGAATCTGGTTGCCTTTGCCAACGAAACTGCTTCTGAGTCGCCTGCACCTGGTGGTGGATCTATTGCTGCATATATGGGTGCTATGGGAGCTGGTTTAGGTACTATGGTGGCAAATCTTTCGTCGCACAAAGCTGGATGGGATGAGCGTTGGGAAGAGTTCTCCGTATGGGCCGATAAGGGCAAGTATTATATGGATACTCTTTTGCACTATGTGGATGAAGATACCAACGCCTTTAATAAGATAATGGATGCTTTTTCATTGCCAAAGAAAACTGATCAGGAGAAGGCGTCGCGCAAAACAGCCATTCAGGCGGCAACCCGCTATGCAATTGAGGTGCCATATAAGGTTATGGAACTCTGCTACGAGTCGATGGAGGTAATGAAGGCCATGGCTGAATTTGGTAATCCAAACTCGGTTACCGATGCAGGGGTAGGAGCACTTGCCGCTCGATCGGGCGTTTTTGGAGCATTTCTGAACGTAAAAATCAACTCCGCAAGCCTCGATGACAAGGCATATGTCGACAAAATCCTCGCCAGTGGTCAAAATATTTTAGAAAAGACCATAATACTTGAAGAGGAGATATTGGCAATAGTCGAAGGTAAGATTAGGTGA